A part of Salvelinus sp. IW2-2015 linkage group LG16, ASM291031v2, whole genome shotgun sequence genomic DNA contains:
- the LOC111975690 gene encoding oocyte zinc finger protein XlCOF6-like, with amino-acid sequence MNQYGRYESSDQPEELFDPSLHWRQVKEEADELQISTVPLRVEKSQVCQNEDSDEQDTSFDPLSDIHVVTEQECGHKSMTYLKVKVLPTPVPVKEESEECSLLPVDEEEVALITVKEEENEDWLKSEDEDVVKVPVPWEPLETSSSCSDTEDSEMESDNVQDCENNEHDVSGGLKIEDCSKTSLDPGMTLDTDEKANAADFSDSKNGSSSFYPCPHCTLGFTIERFFHGHLKRAHPEEYITLLKFRKIIATQATCPQCGKSFSNKYVMKTHQKSHTGEKPYHCADCGNNYVFADSLKKHRCGKGLRRQTHLTSYEMIPTVERPYTCVQCGKGYRFQTQLTSHEKSHTGERPYKCSQCGKEYRRPAHLKRHQITHTEERPYDCLRCKKSFYRPETLKAHQKTHTGEKPYRCSQCDKCFGFSRDLKRHQLTHTRETHTGQRSYDVHECKKSSGQLEAFNAHQKTHKVEKPKPYQCSQCDKCFGFSRDLRRHQLTHTGEKPFSCPQCEKCFGRKWELTYHQRTHSGERPYHCSECGQSFSLRGNFKRHQQSHTGKKTFHCTQCDKSFFRAAHLKTHLLIHNRTKTVVCSNCGKGFNHDGNLKRHQRFCMKTEQNCNAPPSVEVQI; translated from the exons ATGAATCAATATGGGAGATATGAAAGCAGTGATCAGCCAGAAGAGCTTTTT GATCCCTCACTGCATTGGAGGCAGGTCAAAGAGGAAGCTGATGAACTCCAGATTTCAACTGTGCCATTAAGAGTTGAGAAGTCCCAGGTTTGTCAAAATGAGGACTCTGATGAACAAGATACCTCCTTTGATCCACTTTCAGACATCCATGTAGTCACAGAGCAAGAGTGTGGACATAAAAGCATGACTTACCTCAAAGTAAAG GTGCTGCCTACTCCAGTCCCAGTCAAAGAGGAGTCTGAAGAATGCTCCCTTCTGCCAGTAGATGAAGAGGAAGTTGCCTTAATTACAGTTAAGGAAGAAGAGAATGAAGACTGGTTGAAGTCAGAAGATGAGGATGTTGTGAAAGTGCCAGTGCCTTGGGAACCATTGGAAACATCATCATCATGCTCAGATACAGAGGACAGTGAGATGGAAAGTGATAATGTGCAG GACTGTGAAAACAATGAGCATGACGTTTCAGGAGGATTGAAGATTGAAGATTGCAGCAAGACATCATTGGATCCAGGGATGACACTAGATACAGATGAGAAAGCTAATGCTGCTGATTTCA GTGACTCTAAAAATGGGTCCTCCTCCTTCTACCCATGCCCTCATTGTACGCTCGGTTTCACCATAGAACGCTTTTTTCACGGGCACCTCAAGAGGGCCCACCCTGAAGAGTACATCACTCTGCTAAAGTTTCGGAAAATCATAGCAACCCAAGCCACATGCCCACAATGTGGCAAGAGCTTCTCCAATAAATATGTTATGAAAACACATCAGAAgagtcacacaggagagaaaccatatcaCTGTGCAGACTGTGGGAATAACTACGTCTTCGCTGATTCACTCAAAAAACACAGATGTGGGAAAGGATTACGAAGACAAACCCATCTGACCAGCTATGAAATGATCCCCACAGTAGAGAGACCATATACATGCGTTCAGTGTGGAAAAGGATACAGATTTCAAACCCAACTGACTAGCCATGAAAAGagccacacaggagagagaccatATAaatgctctcagtgtggaaaAGAATACAGAAGACCAGCCCATCTCAAAAGACATCAAATTACCCACACTGAAGAGAGGCCATATGATTGCCTCAGGTGTAAGAAGTCATTCTACCGGCCGGAAACTCTAAAAGCACACCAGAAAACCcatacaggagaaaagccttatcGGTGCTCTCAGTGTGACAAATGTTTTGGCTTTTCCAGAGACCTTAAGAGACATCAGTTGACACATACAAGGGAGACCCACACTGGACAGAGGTCCTATGATGTCCACGAGTGTAAGAAGTCCTCCGGCCAGCTGGAAGCCTTCAATGCacaccagaaaacacacaaagTAGAAAAGCCTAAGCCTTATCAGTGCTCTCAGTGTGACAAATGTTTTGGCTTTTCCAGAGATCTTAGAAGACATCAGTTGACACATACAGGGGAGAAACCGTTTAGTTGCCCCCAATGTGAAAAATGTTTCGGTAGGAAATGGGAATTGACGTACCATCAACGGACACACAGCGGAGAGAggccttaccactgctctgagTGTGGACAGAGCTTTAGCCTAAGGGGGAACTTTAAACGCCACCAGCAGAGCCACACAGGGAAGAAGACGTTTCACTGCACTCAGTGTGACAAGAGTTTCTTCAGAGCGGCTCACCTGAAAACCCATCTCCTCATTCACAATAGAACCAAAACAGTGGTCTGCTCTAACTGTGGGAAAGGGTTCAACCATGACGGGAACTTAAAACGTCACCAACGATTCTGTATGAAGACAGAGCAAAATTGTAATGCACCCCCATCTGTAGAAGTACAGATATGA
- the LOC111975691 gene encoding zinc finger and SCAN domain-containing protein 2 isoform X2, translated as MGEMYGHESVNLLKMDQYGRRESSDQPEEDHSLLWSEVKEEAEECPISAVSLGVKTSQVCQKEDPDEQDPSFDTVSDIHGVTEQECGHKGMTHLKVLHSPVPVKEESEECSLLPVDEEEVALFTVKKEENEDWLKSGDEDVVKVPVPWEPLETSSSCADTEDTEDSEMESDHVQDCENHERDVSRGVKIKDCSRTSLDPGTVPDRDEKANAVDFSGFEGGSSFYPCPHCAIGFTIERFFLGHLKRDHPKDYIEMLKTGKIKAYKRGSLRVTPATCPQCGKSFTNKYVMQTHQRTHAGKKSHHCADCGKSFVYADALKRHRWTHAGESI; from the exons GTCACGAGTCTGTTAATCTACTGAAGATGGATCAATATGGGAGACGTGAAAGCAGTGATCAGCCAGAAGAA GATCACTCACTGCTTTGGAGTGAGGTTAAAGAAGAGGCTGAAGAATGTCCGATTTCAGCTGTGTCTTTAGGAGTAAAAACATCCCAGGTWTGTCAAAAGGAGGACCCCGATGAACAAGATCCTTCCTTTGACACAGTTTCAGACATACATGGAGTCACAGAGCAGGAGTGTGGACATAAAGGCATGACACATCTAAAG GTGCTGCATTCTCCAGTCCCAGTCAAAGAGGAGTCTGAAGAATGCTCCCTTCTGCCAGTAGATGAAGAGGAAGTTGCCCTATTTACAGTGAAGAAAGAAGAGAATGAAGACTGGTTGAAGTCAGGAGATGAGGATGTTGTGAAAGTGCCAGTGCCTTGGGAACCGTTGGAAACATCATCATCATGCGCCGATACAGAGGATACAGAGGACAGTGAGATGGAAAGTGATCATGTGCAG GACTGTGAAAACCATGAGCGTGATGTTTCAAGAGGAGTGAAGATTAAAGATTGTAGCAGGACATCATTGGATCCAGGGACGGTACCAGATAGAGATGAGAAAGCTAATGCTGTTGATTTCA GTGGCTTTGAAGGGGGGTCCTCCTTCTACCCCTGCCCCCATTGTGCAATCGGCTTCACCATAGAACGCTTTTTCCTTGGGCACCTGAAGAGGGACCACCCTAAAGATTACATTGAAATGCTGAAGACTGGGAAAATCAAAGCCTATAAAAGAGGGAGTTTACGGGTGACCCCAGCCACATGCCCGCAATGTGGCAAGAGCTTCACCAATAAATATGTTATGCAAACGCATCAGAGGACTCATGCAGGGAAGAAATCCCATCACTGTGCAgactgtgggaagagctttgtCTACGCTGATGCACTTAAAAGACACAGATGGACTCACGCTGGGGAGAGCATATAA